Genomic DNA from Hyperolius riggenbachi isolate aHypRig1 chromosome 10, aHypRig1.pri, whole genome shotgun sequence:
AAAGAACACTTATGGTCAAAACATTTCCTGCACTCagtatagggcttctcaccagtgtgacttcTCATGTCTCATAAGGCTTCCTTtcactccaaaacatttcccacactcagcacatgaatagggcttctcaccagtgtgacatctctcatgactgacaagatgtgatttctgtccaaaacatttcccacactcagcacatgaatagggcttctcaccagtgtgagatctctcatgactgacaaggtttgatttatccctaaaacatttcccacactcagcacatgaatagggcttctcaccagtgtgacatctctcatgactgagaagatgtgatttctgtccaaaacatttcccacactcagcacatgaatagggcttctcaccagtgtgagttctctcatgtgatAAAAGTTGTTCATTCCgcccaaaaaatttcccacactcagcacatgaatagggcttctcaccagtgtgaaatctctcatgtgtgacaaggtttcctttatgtccaaaacatttcccacactcggcacatgaatagggcttctcaccagtgtgagatctctcatgtatgacaagatgtgatttccatacaaaacatttcccacacttagcacatgaatagggcttctcaccagtgtgagctctctcatgtttgacaaggtctgatttccatccaaaacatttcccacactcagcacatgaatagggcatctcaccagtgtgagatctctcatgactgacaagttttgatttctgtccaaaacctttcccacactcagcacatgaatagggcttctcaccagtgtgagatctctcatgtctgacaaggtctgatatctgtccaaaacatttcccacactcagcacatgaatagggcttctcaccagtgtgagatctctcatgtctgacaaggtttgatttctgtccaaaacatttcccacactcagcacatgaatagggcttctcaccagtgtgagatctctcatgtctgacaaactTTGATTTTtccctaaaacatttcccacactcagcacatgaaaagggcttctcaccagtgtgagatctctcatgtctgacaaagtTTGATTTATCCCCATAACATTTccaacactcagcacatgaatagggcttctgaccagtgtgagatctttcatgactgataaggtctgatttctgtccaaaacattttccacactcagcacatgaatagggcttctgaccagtgtgagatctctcatgtctgacaaggtttgatttctgtccaaaacatttcccacactcagcacatgaatagggcttctcaccagtgtgagatctctcatgtctgacaaactTTGATTTTtccctaaaacatttcccacactcagcacatgaatagggcttctcaccagtgtgagatctctcatgtctgacaaagtTTGATTTATCcccataacatttcccacactcagcacatgaatagggcttctcaccagtgtgagatctctcatgaccgacaagttgtgatttctgtccaaaacatttcccacactcagcacatgaatagggcttctcaccagtgtgagatctctcatgtctgacaaactTTGATTTTtccctaaaacatttcccacactcagcacatgaatagggcttttctccactgtgagatctctcatgattgACAAGCTGGGATTTCcccataaaacatttcccacatgtggaacaggaataagaccctccagcagggggagagctgtgctgggtaggaGGCTCCTCGggattagacaggtgaggggaatctgggggaatatttggggtcaccagg
This window encodes:
- the LOC137535553 gene encoding zinc finger protein 271-like, which produces MEEGDMMRTSKEEEEEETYVRSDQQSMEEGDMMRTSKEEEEETYVRSDQQSMEEGDMMRTCKEEEETYVRSDQQSMEEGDMMGTCKEEEEETYVRSDQQSMEEGDMMRTSKEEEEETYVRSDQQSMVEGDMMRTCKEEEEETYVRSDQQCMEEGDMMRTSKEEEEETYVRSDQQSMEEGDMMRTSKEEEEETYVRSDQQSMEEGDMMRTCKEEEETYVRSDQQSMEEGDMMRTCKEEEETYVRSDQQSMKEGDLMTCKEEEEETYVRSDQQSMEEGDMIRTIKEEEDMYVRSDQQSMEEGDMRTSKEEEEETYVRSDQQSIEEVDMMRTSKEEEEETYVRSDQQSMEEGDMRTSKEEEETYVRSDPQSMEEGDMMRTSKEEEETYVRSDQQSMEEGDMMRTCKEEEETYVRSDQQSMEEGDMMRTSKEEDNVTEGRTGRSPGIRNLSETRLSVSTDCTTDDDVTGQESPADILVTPNIPPDSPHLSNPEEPPTQHSSPPAGGSYSCSTCGKCFMGKSQLVNHERSHSGEKPYSCAECGKCFREKSKFVRHERSHTGEKPYSCAECGKCFGQKSQLVGHERSHTGEKPYSCAECGKCYGDKSNFVRHERSHTGEKPYSCAECGKCFREKSKFVRHERSHTGEKPYSCAECGKCFGQKSNLVRHERSHTGQKPYSCAECGKCFGQKSDLISHERSHTGQKPYSCAECWKCYGDKSNFVRHERSHTGEKPFSCAECGKCFREKSKFVRHERSHTGEKPYSCAECGKCFGQKSNLVRHERSHTGEKPYSCAECGKCFGQISDLVRHERSHTGEKPYSCAECGKGFGQKSKLVSHERSHTGEMPYSCAECGKCFGWKSDLVKHERAHTGEKPYSCAKCGKCFVWKSHLVIHERSHTGEKPYSCAECGKCFGHKGNLVTHERFHTGEKPYSCAECGKFFGRNEQLLSHERTHTGEKPYSCAECGKCFGQKSHLLSHERCHTGEKPYSCAECGKCFRDKSNLVSHERSHTGEKPYSCAECGKCFGQKSHLVSHERCHTGEKPYSCAECGKCFGVKGSLMRHEKSHW